The following coding sequences are from one Rutidosis leptorrhynchoides isolate AG116_Rl617_1_P2 chromosome 11, CSIRO_AGI_Rlap_v1, whole genome shotgun sequence window:
- the LOC139874661 gene encoding uncharacterized protein, with amino-acid sequence MADSIILNVYGPHNDQLKQKFWDSLDNIMQVDIDDWVFCDDFNEVRRRAERKNCEFIESRAKMFNDFIDKANLIEIPLGGMKFTRISDDGLKYSKLDRFLVSEACYASWDGISACTLDRDYSDHCPIVLKDMNNDFGPKPIRIFNNWFEDDKCDDLIKDAWKVTICSPRADCVFRDKLKNVKGVLKEKCNPKYNSLNAEIDSLHKEISEWENIIGTRDLSEVEIASWLDSKKKWLKKDKEKVDILKQKARVKWVTEGDENSKFFHSCIKRRQNKNNIRGINSNGL; translated from the coding sequence ATGGCGGACTCCATTATATTAAACGTTTATGGGCCACATAATGATCAATTGAAACAAAAATTTTGGGATAGTCTTGACAATATTATGCAGGTGGATATTGATGATTGGGTTTTCTGTGACGATTTTAATGAAGTAAGGCGAAGAGCGGAAAGGAAAAATTGCGAATTTATCGAAAGTAGAGCAAAGATGTTCAACGATTTCATTGACAAAGCTAATCTCATTGAAATTCCATTGGGGGGAATGAAGTTTACTAGGATTAGTGACGACGGTTTGAAATATAGTAAACTTGACAGGTTCTTAGTCTCGGAAGCGTGTTATGCATCATGGGATGGAATTTCTGCATGTACTCTCGATAGGGATTACTCCGACCATTGCCCCATCGTTTTGAAGGATATGAACAATGACTTCGGGCCGAAACCTATTAGGATTTTCAACAACTGGTTCGAAGATGATAAATGTGATGATTTGATAAAAGATGCATGGAAAGTTACCATTTGTAGTCCAAGGGCTGATTGTGTATTTCGTGATAAACTTAAGAACGTAAAAGGGGTGTTGAAGGAAAAATGTAATCCTAAATATAATAGTCTAAATGCCGAAATTGACTCACTTCATAAAGAAATCTCTGAGTGGGAAAACATCATCGGTACTCGTGACCTTTCGGAAGTTGAAATTGCATCTTGGTTAGATTCGAAAAAAAAGTGGCTTAAAAAAGATAAGGAGAAAGTCGATATATTGAAACAAAAGGCAAGGGTTAAATGGGTTACGGAAGGGGATGAAAATAGCAAATTTTTTCATTCGTGTATTAAAAGGAGGCAAAACAAAAACAACATAAGGGGTATAAATTCAAATGGCTTATAG